In Mercurialis annua linkage group LG6, ddMerAnnu1.2, whole genome shotgun sequence, the following are encoded in one genomic region:
- the LOC126686951 gene encoding putative L-type lectin-domain containing receptor kinase II.2 isoform X2 encodes MLKLLHILVICSVFQKHLSYAQDQSHFIYHGFNGTNLNLSGLAIVHPNGLLELSNISYRQVGRAFFPLPFKFNKSSSDDSQSLSFSTNFVFAIDPERHALGSSSIHYFGILNLSTNGLSSNHIVAVEFDTIETPDCSDINDNHVGIDVNSLTSKISAPAKYFSDNEYKNLTLISGDPMQVWIDYDQAEMILNVTIAPVTITKPEKPLLSEYIDLSLVLLDTMYVGFSSSTGSMASYHHILGWSFNKGGPSQSLDISQLPPLPPPPASPPPSGPPQPHPLLTFVGIIIISLAVTSVVLILIIVAVCIIQRKKKFGELREDWEKEYGPQRFSYKDLYKATKGFKDKELLGFGGFGKVYKGLLQSSDTQIAVKKFSHDSEQGMKEFIAEIASMGRLSHRNLVQLLGYCRRKRELLLVYDYMPNGSLDKFLFQNDTPHLNWVQRYQILKGVASALLYLHEEWEQIVLHRDVKASNVMLDADLNGRLGDFGLAKFHERGSIPETTCVVGTIGYLAPEVSRTGSFTTSSDVFAFGTLMLEVACGRKTIEPHRPAGEVVLADWVVESWKRGAILEMTDSKLKGKYMVEEMELVLKLGLLCTHTTPTARPTMRQVVQYLDGKAALPEIPPDNTPRIGLVILNQDLSTSHEYSSLSITASVLNFGR; translated from the exons ATGTTAAAATTGCTGCATATTCTAGTTATTTGTTCTGTTTTCCAGAAACACCTAAGCTATGCTCAAGATCAAAGTCACTTCATATACCATGGATTCAATGGAACCAACCTCAATCTGAGTGGACTTGCAATTGTCCACCCTAATGGTCTATTAGAGTTATCAAACATCTCATACCGCCAAGTTGGTCGCGCTTTCTTTCCTCTCCCATTCAAGTTCAACAAGTCATCATCCGATGATTCTCAATCTCTTTCATTTTCTACCAACTTTGTTTTCGCCATTGATCCTGAGAGACATGCTCTTG GCTCGTCGTCAATTCATTACTTTGGAATCTTGAATTTATCAACCAACGGCTTGTCTTCGAACCATATCGTTGCTGTTGAGTTTGATACCATAGAGACTCCTGATTGTTCAGACATCAATGACAACCATGTTGGAATTGATGTGAATAGTTTGACATCTAAAATATCAGCTCCAGCAAAATACTTTTCAGACAATGAATATAAGAACCTAACGCTCATAAGTGGAGACCCAATGCAGGTATGGATAGACTATGATCAAGCAGAGATGATACTAAATGTAACAATTGCTCCTGTAACAATCACAAAACCTGAAAAGCCTCTCTTGTCGGAATATATTGATCTTTCTTTAGTTCTGTTAGACACTATGTATGTTGGTTTCTCTTCATCTACAGGTTCCATGGCTAGCTACCATCATATTCTTGGTTGGAGCTTTAACAAAGGAGGGCCTAGTCAAAGTCTTGATATTTCGCAGCTTCCTCCACTTCCGCCACCTCCTGCTTCTCCGCCGCCTTCAGGCCCTCCACAGCCTCATCCATTACTCACCTTCGTAGGTATAATCATTATCTCATTGGCGGTGACAAGTGTTGTGCTAATTCTTATCATTGTAGCGGTGTGTATAATTCAAAGGAAGAAGAAGTTCGGAGAATTGCGCGAAGATTGGGAGAAAGAATATGGCCCTCAAAGATTCTCTTACAAGGATCTGTATAAAGCAACTAAAGGATTTAAAGACAAAGAACTTCTTGGATTTGGAGGTTTTGGAAAGGTTTATAAAGGATTGTTACAATCTTCTGATACACAAATTGCAGTAAAGAAATTCTCTCATGACTCTGAACAAGGAATGAAGGAATTTATAGCTGAAATTGCAAGTATGGGAAGGCTCAGCCATAGGAATTTGGTTCAACTTCTCGGCTATTGTAGGCGAAAGCGCGAGCTGCTCTTGGTTTATGATTATATGCCAAATGGAAGCCTCGACAAATTCTTATTTCAGAACGACACGCCGCATCTGAACTGGGTCCAGCGATATCAAATCCTGAAAGGAGTTGCATCAGCTCTTCTTTACCTCCATGAAGAATGGGAACAAATTGTTCTGCACAGAGATGTGAAAGCTAGCAATGTGATGTTGGATGCTGATCTAAATGGTAGATTAGGAGATTTTGGTCTCGCAAAGTTTCACGAACGAGGTTCAATTCCTGAAACGACCTGTGTGGTTGGTACAATAGGATACCTTGCGCCAGAAGTTTCAAGAACAGGAAGTTTCACAACCAGTAGTGATGTTTTTGCTTTTGGGACATTGATGCTTGAAGTTGCTTGTGGAAGAAAGACTATAGAGCCGCATAGACCAGCTGGCGAAGTGGTATTGGCTGATTGGGTTGTCGAGAGTTGGAAGAGAGGGGCGATTCTTGAGATGACTGATTCCAAATTAAAAGGTAAATACATGGTGGAAGAAATGGAATTGGTTTTGAAGTTAGGGTTGCTTTGTACTCACACCACACCAACAGCTAGGCCTACCATGAGGCAAGTTGTGCAGTATCTAGACGGAAAGGCGGCCTTACCGGAGATACCGCCGGATAATACTCCTCGCATTGGTTTGGTGATATTGAATCAAGACTTGAGTACATCCCATGAGTATTCTAGCTTGTCTATTACTGCTTCAGTCCTCAACTTTGGTCGTTGA
- the LOC126686951 gene encoding L-type lectin-domain containing receptor kinase SIT1-like isoform X1 — MLKLLHILVICSVFQKHLSYAQDQSHFIYHGFNGTNLNLSGLAIVHPNGLLELSNISYRQVGRAFFPLPFKFNKSSSDDSQSLSFSTNFVFAIDPERHALGEKSGYGGHGFVFSILPSLEFAGSSSIHYFGILNLSTNGLSSNHIVAVEFDTIETPDCSDINDNHVGIDVNSLTSKISAPAKYFSDNEYKNLTLISGDPMQVWIDYDQAEMILNVTIAPVTITKPEKPLLSEYIDLSLVLLDTMYVGFSSSTGSMASYHHILGWSFNKGGPSQSLDISQLPPLPPPPASPPPSGPPQPHPLLTFVGIIIISLAVTSVVLILIIVAVCIIQRKKKFGELREDWEKEYGPQRFSYKDLYKATKGFKDKELLGFGGFGKVYKGLLQSSDTQIAVKKFSHDSEQGMKEFIAEIASMGRLSHRNLVQLLGYCRRKRELLLVYDYMPNGSLDKFLFQNDTPHLNWVQRYQILKGVASALLYLHEEWEQIVLHRDVKASNVMLDADLNGRLGDFGLAKFHERGSIPETTCVVGTIGYLAPEVSRTGSFTTSSDVFAFGTLMLEVACGRKTIEPHRPAGEVVLADWVVESWKRGAILEMTDSKLKGKYMVEEMELVLKLGLLCTHTTPTARPTMRQVVQYLDGKAALPEIPPDNTPRIGLVILNQDLSTSHEYSSLSITASVLNFGR, encoded by the coding sequence ATGTTAAAATTGCTGCATATTCTAGTTATTTGTTCTGTTTTCCAGAAACACCTAAGCTATGCTCAAGATCAAAGTCACTTCATATACCATGGATTCAATGGAACCAACCTCAATCTGAGTGGACTTGCAATTGTCCACCCTAATGGTCTATTAGAGTTATCAAACATCTCATACCGCCAAGTTGGTCGCGCTTTCTTTCCTCTCCCATTCAAGTTCAACAAGTCATCATCCGATGATTCTCAATCTCTTTCATTTTCTACCAACTTTGTTTTCGCCATTGATCCTGAGAGACATGCTCTTGGTGAGAAATCTGGATATGGTGGCCATGGTTTTGTCTTTAGTATCTTACCATCTCTGGAATTTGCAGGCTCGTCGTCAATTCATTACTTTGGAATCTTGAATTTATCAACCAACGGCTTGTCTTCGAACCATATCGTTGCTGTTGAGTTTGATACCATAGAGACTCCTGATTGTTCAGACATCAATGACAACCATGTTGGAATTGATGTGAATAGTTTGACATCTAAAATATCAGCTCCAGCAAAATACTTTTCAGACAATGAATATAAGAACCTAACGCTCATAAGTGGAGACCCAATGCAGGTATGGATAGACTATGATCAAGCAGAGATGATACTAAATGTAACAATTGCTCCTGTAACAATCACAAAACCTGAAAAGCCTCTCTTGTCGGAATATATTGATCTTTCTTTAGTTCTGTTAGACACTATGTATGTTGGTTTCTCTTCATCTACAGGTTCCATGGCTAGCTACCATCATATTCTTGGTTGGAGCTTTAACAAAGGAGGGCCTAGTCAAAGTCTTGATATTTCGCAGCTTCCTCCACTTCCGCCACCTCCTGCTTCTCCGCCGCCTTCAGGCCCTCCACAGCCTCATCCATTACTCACCTTCGTAGGTATAATCATTATCTCATTGGCGGTGACAAGTGTTGTGCTAATTCTTATCATTGTAGCGGTGTGTATAATTCAAAGGAAGAAGAAGTTCGGAGAATTGCGCGAAGATTGGGAGAAAGAATATGGCCCTCAAAGATTCTCTTACAAGGATCTGTATAAAGCAACTAAAGGATTTAAAGACAAAGAACTTCTTGGATTTGGAGGTTTTGGAAAGGTTTATAAAGGATTGTTACAATCTTCTGATACACAAATTGCAGTAAAGAAATTCTCTCATGACTCTGAACAAGGAATGAAGGAATTTATAGCTGAAATTGCAAGTATGGGAAGGCTCAGCCATAGGAATTTGGTTCAACTTCTCGGCTATTGTAGGCGAAAGCGCGAGCTGCTCTTGGTTTATGATTATATGCCAAATGGAAGCCTCGACAAATTCTTATTTCAGAACGACACGCCGCATCTGAACTGGGTCCAGCGATATCAAATCCTGAAAGGAGTTGCATCAGCTCTTCTTTACCTCCATGAAGAATGGGAACAAATTGTTCTGCACAGAGATGTGAAAGCTAGCAATGTGATGTTGGATGCTGATCTAAATGGTAGATTAGGAGATTTTGGTCTCGCAAAGTTTCACGAACGAGGTTCAATTCCTGAAACGACCTGTGTGGTTGGTACAATAGGATACCTTGCGCCAGAAGTTTCAAGAACAGGAAGTTTCACAACCAGTAGTGATGTTTTTGCTTTTGGGACATTGATGCTTGAAGTTGCTTGTGGAAGAAAGACTATAGAGCCGCATAGACCAGCTGGCGAAGTGGTATTGGCTGATTGGGTTGTCGAGAGTTGGAAGAGAGGGGCGATTCTTGAGATGACTGATTCCAAATTAAAAGGTAAATACATGGTGGAAGAAATGGAATTGGTTTTGAAGTTAGGGTTGCTTTGTACTCACACCACACCAACAGCTAGGCCTACCATGAGGCAAGTTGTGCAGTATCTAGACGGAAAGGCGGCCTTACCGGAGATACCGCCGGATAATACTCCTCGCATTGGTTTGGTGATATTGAATCAAGACTTGAGTACATCCCATGAGTATTCTAGCTTGTCTATTACTGCTTCAGTCCTCAACTTTGGTCGTTGA